A section of the Acidimicrobiales bacterium genome encodes:
- a CDS encoding endonuclease/exonuclease/phosphatase family protein, which translates to MARVMTLNIWNLSGPWRQRREEIVAWLDLARPDVVCLQEVVESPEGKNQARWLADRTGSGYQVAFGPGSSIAGHAFGNAVLSRWPIDATAVSPLPPSAAPDDTDRVVLHVRTNGLDVFCTHLAWRLDDGAVREHQVRALTEFVSAAADPDAAVPPILAGDLNAVSEAAEMRYLTGLSAMDGRSVCFINAWDVAGGGGQGNTWDNRNPFAFAEREPSRRIDHILLAWRPGSGVWVSRAGLACDVSLTGTFASDHFGMVADISGRAPAI; encoded by the coding sequence GTGGCCAGGGTGATGACCCTGAACATCTGGAACCTGTCGGGGCCGTGGCGGCAGCGCCGGGAGGAGATCGTGGCCTGGCTCGATCTCGCCCGCCCCGACGTGGTCTGCCTGCAGGAGGTCGTCGAGTCCCCGGAGGGCAAGAACCAGGCCCGCTGGCTGGCCGACCGGACCGGGTCGGGGTACCAGGTCGCCTTCGGGCCGGGGTCGAGCATCGCCGGGCACGCCTTCGGCAACGCCGTGCTCAGCCGCTGGCCCATCGACGCGACCGCCGTGTCCCCCCTCCCACCGTCGGCGGCGCCCGACGACACCGACCGGGTGGTCCTGCACGTCCGGACCAACGGCCTGGACGTCTTCTGCACCCATCTGGCCTGGCGGCTCGACGACGGGGCGGTCCGGGAGCACCAGGTGCGGGCCCTGACCGAGTTCGTGTCCGCCGCCGCCGACCCCGACGCCGCCGTGCCCCCGATCCTGGCCGGGGACCTCAACGCCGTCAGCGAGGCGGCCGAGATGCGCTACCTGACCGGGCTGTCGGCCATGGACGGCAGGAGCGTGTGCTTCATCAACGCCTGGGACGTCGCCGGCGGGGGCGGCCAGGGGAACACATGGGACAACCGGAACCCCTTCGCCTTTGCCGAGCGGGAGCCGAGCCGGCGCATCGACCACATCCTCCTGGCCTGGCGGCCCGGGAGCGGGGTCTGGGTCAGCCGGGCCGGGCTGGCCTGCGACGTCTCCCTGACCGGGACCTTCGCCAGCGACCACTTCGGGATGGTGGCCGACATATCGGGCCGGGCCCCCGCGATATAA
- a CDS encoding sugar phosphate nucleotidyltransferase, whose translation MRGVVLAGGLGTRLHPLTRITNKHLLPIYDRPMVTYAIEALVQGGVNEIMVVTGGTHAGEFLRLLGNGHEWGIDRLLYAYQEKPGGIAEALGLAERFADQEPICVYLADNILERGIGASVEAFGRQGSGARILLVPVEEPEHLRHLGVPRLEGDRVVGIVEKPDDPPSAYGVAGIYFYDASVFEVIRDLVPSQRGELEITDVNNAYIGRGVMEYDVIAGYWGDAGEDIDAYYAVNDFVRRHGANKA comes from the coding sequence ATGAGAGGCGTGGTGCTGGCCGGTGGTCTCGGCACCCGCCTGCACCCGCTGACCCGCATCACCAACAAGCACCTGCTGCCGATCTACGACCGGCCCATGGTCACCTACGCCATCGAGGCGCTGGTGCAGGGCGGGGTCAACGAGATCATGGTGGTGACGGGCGGGACGCACGCCGGGGAGTTCCTGCGGCTGCTCGGCAACGGCCACGAGTGGGGCATCGACCGGCTGCTCTACGCCTACCAGGAGAAGCCCGGGGGCATCGCCGAGGCGCTGGGGCTGGCGGAGCGCTTTGCCGATCAGGAGCCGATCTGCGTGTACCTGGCCGACAACATCCTCGAGCGGGGCATCGGCGCCAGCGTCGAGGCCTTCGGCCGGCAGGGCAGCGGGGCGCGCATCCTCCTCGTCCCCGTCGAGGAGCCCGAGCACCTCCGGCACCTCGGCGTGCCCAGGCTGGAGGGGGACCGGGTGGTCGGCATCGTCGAGAAGCCCGACGACCCGCCGAGCGCCTACGGGGTGGCCGGCATCTACTTCTACGACGCGTCGGTGTTCGAGGTCATCCGGGATCTGGTGCCGTCCCAGCGGGGGGAGCTGGAGATCACCGACGTGAACAACGCCTACATCGGGCGGGGGGTGATGGAGTACGACGTGATCGCCGGTTACTGGGGGGACGCCGGGGAGGACATCGACGCCTACTACGCGGTGAACGACTTCGTGCGCCGTCACGGG